The Deltaproteobacteria bacterium region TCCCGGAAGAAGCGAAAGCCTGGCCAAGAACCACGAATGCGACCGTTTTCGAACCGGTTGCTTAACGAATAAAGCTCTACCCCAACTCAAGGTCATCCAGGAAGTCCTGACAATGATCGTTTTTGCCGGTTTGTACGTTTTCTATATGAAACAGGAACTCACGTGAGACTATATGTAGGCCAGTCTTTGTCTTGCAAGGGCAGCCTTTTTCATGTTCCGCTATTTGCCTACAGGTTAAACAAAGCCTTCATAAATCCACCGCCAAGAGTATGAAGGATTGAGTTATTAAAAACCATTTCAGCACGTTGTTTCAAAGGAGTCCAGCGGGGCCTTTTACCTTCCCGGAGCCGGGACGGCGACCCATATTGGGCTAACGGTCCTTTTATTTTTGCAATTTTGCATTAAAAATGCAAAATTGCAAAAAAGAGGTACGCCATGGCCCAGAGATATATAAAAAGGTCGTTGGAAACGGTTTTCAAGAAAGCCTCCTCCGGGTTTCCTGCCGTTGGCCCACCTCTGACAGATAGTCCCACGTCCCCGGTGGCAGGGGGCTGTCGCCCGGAATCGCCGGATTGGATGACATCTGCAAAAAATCTGACGTAATGGACGGGAAGGAAACAGGCTCATGAAGATCGGACGCAATGCACCGTGTCCTTGCGGCAGTGGCAAAAAGTACAAGCAATGCTGCCTGTCAAGCAATGTCACAACATCGGTTGAGCTTCACTACCGGCGTCTGTCAGAGGCCTACGACAAGCTCTTTGACCGTCTGGTTGACCATGCAGGGCGTGTTTTCGGCGAGGGGGTTTTGGAGGCGGCCATGGACGAATTCTGGCTCTGGCCCGATTCGAACACGCAGATAGATGATGAGACCTTGGAACGACAGATGGGGCTCTTCTGGCCCTGGTTTGTCTTCAACTGGGAGTATGATGCGTTGGATCCGGATGTCGAACTCCACGGCCTGCCGGATCGCACCGTGGCCGAGCTATATGCCCAAGCCCGGGGCCGGAAACTCGACAGTCTGGCGGGCAAGCTCATCCAGGCCGCAAACCGCAAGCCTTACAGCTTCTGGGAAGTTCGAAGTGTGGAGCAGGCCAAGCGTGTCCACATGCAGGACGTTTTGACGGGCGAGGAAATCACGGTTGAAGAACGTAGCGGATCGCAGCACCTCAAGCCGGGCGACATCCTCTTCGGCAGGGCCGTTTCCGTGGATGGCGTCGGAATGATCATGGGGCTGAGCGCCTATGCGATTCCACCGAGCTACAAGCCGGGGCTCATCGGACTGCGGCGGGACCTCCAGGCTGGAACGTCGGTCGTCAGCGACGAGACGCTCAATGACCGGGACTTGGACATAAGGCAGGTCTATCTGGATGTTGATCGGCATGTACACACGCCTCCCACTTTATGCAACACCGACGGCGATCTGCTGGAGATGCATAAGACTGTATTTGAAATCGACTCGGCAGACGCGGCTTTTGACAAACTCGCTCACCTTTGCGTTACCGAGACGGCTGATGAACTCCGGGATCAGGCCGACGTCGACGGGGCCGGACGCATCCGGCGGGTGGAAATTCCCTGGAATCGCAAGAATCACAAAGCCAGCGCCGGGATGACCAATACCCTGCTGGGGCGCCTTATTATTGACGGCAACCGTCTGACGTCAGAGGTCAATTCGGCAAAGCGGGCCGAGAAAATCCGGCATGAGATCGAAACAAGGCTCGGCCCTTGTGCCCGCTTCAGGGTAGATGAAATTCAAAATATCGATGCCATGATGGATGACGAGGATCTGGCTGCTTCCGAAGATGCTCAGGCCCAACATGAAATTCTGATGCAGGATCCGGAGGTAAAACGACAGATAACCGAAATGTTACAAAAACACTGGCAGGGGTGGGTGGATACGGAAGTGCCCGCACTGGGCGGCAAAACGCCT contains the following coding sequences:
- a CDS encoding DMT family protein; its protein translation is MWPAILKNCVCLPNPGRSESLAKNHECDRFRTGCLTNKALPQLKVIQEVLTMIVFAGLYVFYMKQELT
- a CDS encoding SEC-C domain-containing protein — protein: MKIGRNAPCPCGSGKKYKQCCLSSNVTTSVELHYRRLSEAYDKLFDRLVDHAGRVFGEGVLEAAMDEFWLWPDSNTQIDDETLERQMGLFWPWFVFNWEYDALDPDVELHGLPDRTVAELYAQARGRKLDSLAGKLIQAANRKPYSFWEVRSVEQAKRVHMQDVLTGEEITVEERSGSQHLKPGDILFGRAVSVDGVGMIMGLSAYAIPPSYKPGLIGLRRDLQAGTSVVSDETLNDRDLDIRQVYLDVDRHVHTPPTLCNTDGDLLEMHKTVFEIDSADAAFDKLAHLCVTETADELRDQADVDGAGRIRRVEIPWNRKNHKASAGMTNTLLGRLIIDGNRLTSEVNSAKRAEKIRHEIETRLGPCARFRVDEIQNIDAMMDDEDLAASEDAQAQHEILMQDPEVKRQITEMLQKHWQGWVDTEVPALGGKTPRQAAKTPDGRESVEALLLDAERSMADDKIMGAVGLSAIEEVRGRLGLDEPDKPRPARARKADKEKEKSPDQVIRRMIEDFGREQLDETYTGFALRLCDRLDSGREFSLRRGRPEIWAAAIIHVIAYLNFLFDEERELTITARDLCTFFGVKQQTVANKALQIRRECDLRYGTRDFSAPDIVKMFNFVQTEEGLILPEGMLDGSLIDRPSFSPDTPRVPAKRTVKKKKPVSKPKRAASRKGQARSSSKPSGADRQMNLFEDPS